A single window of Hyla sarda isolate aHylSar1 chromosome 2, aHylSar1.hap1, whole genome shotgun sequence DNA harbors:
- the LOC130355392 gene encoding glutaminyl-peptide cyclotransferase-like encodes MSGAMTVLLLGIVYLWALVSGQDTLWTVEKDSHRPLVLRTADVQRASAQTDISHMWKSDLKPMLIERVSGSPGSFAVRQHIKQRLQSFQAGWLIEEDAFQSPTPYGYVAFSNVIATLNPSAQRHLVLACHYDSKLFSPQWDGKIFIGATDSAVPCAMLLELARALDYRLQQLKGRNSGSKPNLSLKLIFFDGEEAFHYWTPYDSLYGSRHLAQKMENTPHPPNAENTNQLHGIDLFILLDLIGSANPTFPNYFQNTARWFKRLQSIERRLHNLGLLKNHPSEMLYFLSGLRAGQVVDDHAPFLQRGVPVLHLIPSPFPRVWHTFEDNEENLDSSTIDNINKILQVFVLEYLNI; translated from the coding sequence ATGAGCGGAGCCATGACAGTCCTCCTTCTGGGTATCGTCTACCTGTGGGCTCTGGTCAGCGGGCAGGATACTCTATGGACAGTGGAGAAAGATTCCCATCGCCCCCTGGTTTTGCGCACAGCCGATGTACAGCGTGCATCAGCCCAAACAGATATTTCTCATATGTGGAAAAGTGATTTAAAGCCTATGCTTATTGAAAGGGTTTCCGGATCACCAGGAAGTTTTGCTGTGCGGCAACACATTAAACAGCGACTGCAAAGCTTTCAAGCTGGGTGGCTTATAGAAGAAGATGCATTTCAAAGTCCGACTCCTTATGGATATGTGGCATTCTCAAATGTTATTGCCACTCTGAATCCATCTGCTCAGCGGCACTTGGTCCTTGCCTGCCATTATGATTCAAAATTGTTTAGTCCGCAGTGGGATGGTAAAATATTTATTGGGGCTACAGATTCAGCTGTACCATGTGCAATGCTCTTAGAACTTGCCCGAGCTCTGGACTATCGTCTTCAGCAGTTAAAAGGAAGAAACTCCGGATCAAAACCAAACCTTTCTCTTAAATTAATTTTCTTTGATGGTGAAGAAGCATTCCATTATTGGACTCCGTATGATTCTCTATATGGTTCTCGACATTTAGCTCAGAAGATGGAAAATACTCCGCACCCGCCCAATGCCGAAAACACAAATCAGCTTCATggcattgatttatttattttacttgatTTGATTGGATCTGCAAACCCCACCTTTCCAAACTACTTCCAAAATACAGCTCGTTGGTTCAAGCGACTCCAGTCTATTGAAAGAAGACTGCACAATCTTGGACTTCTAAAGAATCATCCCTCCGAAATGTTATATTTTCTAAGTGGTTTGCGAGCAGGACAAGTTGTTGATGATCATGCACCATTTTTACAAAGAGGTGTTCCAGTCCTGCATCTTATTCCTTCGCCCTTTCCACGTGTCTGGCACACATTTGAAGATAATGAAGAAAATCTTGATTCTTCAACTATTGACAACATCAATAAAATTCTGCAAGTTTTTGTACTTGAATAccttaatatatga